In Hyphomicrobiaceae bacterium, the following are encoded in one genomic region:
- a CDS encoding ligase-associated DNA damage response exonuclease — protein sequence MLEFTDRGIYCPAADIYIDPWKPVERAVITHGHSDHARAGHAHYLSTTTAAPVIRYRLGEIDIDTVGFGEVRTINGVCVSLHPAGHIPGSAQVRLEHRGKVWVVSGDYKTVPDGLSEPFEPLRCDTFISECTFGLPAFKWRPQADVMADINSWWANNAQAGRVSVIGAYSLGKAQRLIANVDTSIGPLLTHGAVESTNGVLRAQGIELPPTTRVVADMAKSDFARALVIAPPSALGSSWLRKFGDVSTAFASGWMALRGVRRRRSADRGFILSDHVDWPELNSAIDATGARRVFVTHGYTHTFRRWLEERGFEAYIVDTEYSGEQLDGDASGLGDSESLEATETSQ from the coding sequence GTGTTGGAGTTCACCGATCGGGGCATCTATTGCCCTGCCGCTGATATCTATATCGACCCCTGGAAACCCGTTGAGCGGGCCGTCATCACGCATGGTCATTCCGACCATGCTCGGGCTGGACACGCACATTACCTTTCGACGACCACCGCCGCGCCAGTGATCCGGTACCGGCTTGGCGAAATCGATATCGATACTGTGGGATTCGGCGAGGTGCGGACAATAAATGGCGTTTGCGTTTCTCTCCACCCGGCTGGACACATTCCAGGTTCCGCACAGGTTCGACTTGAACATCGCGGCAAAGTTTGGGTGGTGTCGGGTGACTATAAGACGGTGCCCGATGGGCTTAGCGAGCCCTTTGAGCCGCTGCGGTGCGATACATTCATCAGTGAATGCACCTTCGGCTTGCCGGCGTTTAAATGGCGACCGCAGGCGGACGTAATGGCCGATATCAATTCATGGTGGGCAAATAACGCGCAGGCCGGCCGCGTTTCGGTAATAGGAGCCTATTCTCTTGGCAAAGCGCAACGGCTGATCGCGAACGTCGACACTTCCATCGGCCCGCTTCTGACACACGGTGCTGTCGAGTCCACCAATGGTGTGCTGCGTGCGCAAGGCATTGAATTGCCGCCAACGACACGCGTTGTGGCGGACATGGCAAAGAGCGACTTTGCGCGCGCACTTGTGATTGCACCACCCTCTGCGCTGGGCTCATCGTGGTTGCGCAAATTTGGCGACGTTTCGACGGCTTTTGCGTCTGGCTGGATGGCGCTGCGCGGCGTCCGTCGTCGGCGTTCGGCAGACCGCGGCTTCATTTTGAGTGATCACGTAGACTGGCCGGAGCTCAATAGCGCCATCGATGCAACTGGTGCACGGCGCGTGTTCGTGACACATGGCTATACGCATACGTTCCGGCGTTGGCTTGAGGAGCGGGGGTTTGAAGCGTACATCGTCGATACAGAGTACAGTGGCGAACAACTCGATGGTGACGCTTCTGGGTTGGGTGATTCGGAATCACTTGAGGCAACGGAAACGAGCCAATGA
- a CDS encoding ATP-dependent DNA ligase has product MKRFAELFTQLDQTASTNRKVEALACYLSDASDEDKLWAIALLSGRRPRRAVTSTQLREWSAEVAELPLWLVDETYAVVGDLAETISLVMPQDGEGSNLPLAYWIGVLQQLQLSDPADRRRRIVEAWQQLQGVERYLFNKLITGSFRVGVSQKLMTRALAKATGLPETELAHRIMGQWTPATTTFEQLISKADTQSDRSKPYPFFLAYPLEGELAALGEPSEWSAEYKWDGIRGQVVVRGGETFVWSRGEELVTDVFPEFKDAATYLADGVVIDGEILAWRDGAPLSFNALQTRLGRKKVSAKHLRDAPVAMVAYDLLEWRGADIRQQPFLERRRALCNVVSELPEWACVKLSPLIQFSDWRTLADERENARRNSSEGLMLKRNDSPYRVGRRKGDWWKWKVDPLTIDAVLIYAEAGHGRRANLYTDFTFAVWNETGELVPFTKAYSGLTDAEFREITSWVRRNTLERFGPVRRVRPQHVFEIAFEGIRESSRHKSSVALRFPRMKRWRRDKLAEEANSLADLKAMLPVEAALELR; this is encoded by the coding sequence ATGAAGCGGTTCGCTGAGCTGTTCACGCAACTTGATCAAACCGCCAGTACGAACCGCAAGGTCGAGGCGCTGGCATGTTACTTAAGCGATGCTTCCGATGAGGACAAGCTTTGGGCTATTGCGTTGCTTTCAGGGAGACGCCCTCGCCGTGCGGTAACGTCGACGCAACTGCGCGAATGGTCCGCCGAGGTCGCGGAACTTCCGCTTTGGTTGGTCGATGAAACGTATGCGGTTGTTGGCGATCTTGCCGAAACGATTTCGCTGGTGATGCCCCAGGACGGTGAGGGTTCTAACCTTCCGCTGGCATATTGGATTGGCGTTCTTCAGCAGCTCCAGCTCAGCGACCCTGCGGACAGACGTCGGCGAATTGTTGAGGCTTGGCAACAGCTCCAAGGTGTTGAGAGATATCTGTTTAACAAGCTCATAACAGGCAGTTTCCGTGTCGGTGTTTCGCAAAAACTGATGACACGCGCATTGGCAAAAGCGACCGGATTGCCGGAAACAGAACTCGCCCATCGGATCATGGGGCAGTGGACACCTGCTACCACCACGTTCGAGCAGCTCATCTCGAAAGCCGACACCCAAAGCGATCGTTCGAAGCCGTACCCTTTCTTTCTTGCCTATCCGTTGGAAGGAGAGCTTGCCGCTCTCGGGGAGCCCTCGGAGTGGTCGGCGGAGTACAAGTGGGATGGGATTCGCGGGCAGGTCGTGGTGCGTGGAGGAGAAACCTTCGTCTGGTCACGTGGCGAAGAACTGGTCACGGACGTATTTCCGGAATTTAAAGATGCGGCGACATATTTAGCCGACGGCGTCGTGATTGACGGCGAGATTCTCGCGTGGCGTGACGGCGCTCCACTTTCGTTCAACGCTCTTCAAACGAGGCTCGGCCGCAAGAAGGTTAGCGCCAAGCATCTGCGTGATGCTCCTGTTGCCATGGTGGCCTATGACCTGTTGGAGTGGCGGGGCGCTGATATACGCCAGCAGCCCTTTCTGGAACGCCGGCGGGCGCTTTGTAATGTCGTATCGGAGTTGCCAGAATGGGCTTGCGTGAAACTATCACCGCTTATCCAGTTCAGCGATTGGCGCACATTGGCCGATGAACGTGAGAACGCGCGTCGTAATTCCAGTGAGGGGCTCATGTTGAAGCGCAACGACAGCCCATACCGCGTTGGCCGGCGGAAGGGCGACTGGTGGAAGTGGAAAGTCGATCCCCTCACTATCGATGCTGTTCTTATATACGCCGAAGCGGGCCACGGGCGACGCGCCAATCTCTATACAGACTTCACCTTTGCCGTGTGGAACGAAACCGGCGAACTCGTGCCTTTCACGAAAGCTTATTCAGGGCTGACTGATGCCGAGTTTCGAGAAATCACCTCTTGGGTAAGGCGCAATACACTGGAAAGGTTCGGCCCAGTGCGACGGGTGCGGCCTCAGCACGTTTTTGAGATAGCGTTCGAGGGCATTCGTGAGAGCTCGCGTCACAAATCCAGTGTTGCGCTCCGCTTTCCCCGTATGAAGCGATGGCGGCGCGACAAGCTTGCGGAGGAAGCAAATTCTCTGGCGGATCTGAAGGCGATGCTTCCCGTCGAGGCTGCGCTAGAGCTACGCTAG
- a CDS encoding LssY C-terminal domain-containing protein, producing the protein MKWLKIFIQRLLVFALGVVTVWLIVFVIFEDVDNRLPLGLAVAATYGISAYVILPRAVRIGLRILQRGHVPSYTTTGDGLPGDPVNLTLIGTAHQLRSAFATAGWTQADALSLSSSWRMVRAFVLNKPYPAAPFSTLYLFGRGQDFGFQKAIDDSPRKRHHVRFWALPIERAEQTIDTPAYWHDEPRPADDERVLWVGAGTKDTGFSLTRLSFQITHATDADTNEERDFIIGELKRFNTIADIREHLPGERLSIGHVNRYLTDGMIWVADLRT; encoded by the coding sequence ATGAAGTGGCTTAAGATTTTCATTCAGCGTCTCCTAGTCTTCGCGTTGGGCGTCGTAACGGTATGGCTTATAGTCTTTGTCATATTCGAAGATGTGGACAACCGTCTTCCGTTAGGCCTTGCCGTAGCCGCCACGTACGGCATCTCAGCATATGTGATACTCCCCCGCGCCGTTCGCATCGGCCTCCGAATCCTGCAGAGAGGGCACGTACCCAGTTACACGACCACCGGTGATGGCCTGCCCGGTGATCCCGTCAATCTCACACTCATCGGTACCGCGCACCAACTTCGAAGCGCCTTCGCAACGGCCGGCTGGACGCAAGCCGATGCGCTTAGCCTTTCGAGCTCATGGCGGATGGTCCGCGCATTCGTTCTCAACAAACCCTACCCAGCGGCGCCCTTCAGTACGCTCTACCTCTTTGGACGCGGCCAGGACTTCGGCTTCCAGAAGGCAATTGACGATAGCCCGCGCAAACGACATCACGTTCGCTTTTGGGCGCTACCCATAGAACGTGCCGAGCAGACCATTGACACACCCGCGTATTGGCATGACGAGCCTCGGCCCGCCGACGATGAAAGAGTGCTGTGGGTGGGAGCCGGCACGAAAGATACCGGATTCTCATTGACCCGGTTGAGCTTTCAGATCACCCACGCAACTGACGCCGACACGAACGAAGAGCGCGACTTCATCATCGGTGAACTTAAGCGTTTCAACACCATTGCCGACATCCGAGAGCATCTTCCGGGAGAGCGCCTGTCCATTGGGCACGTCAACCGCTACCTCACCGACGGAATGATCTGGGTTGCGGACCTCCGCACCTGA
- a CDS encoding CBS domain-containing protein, which translates to MTVLPDETVQHAAAKLRLEGVGALIVSRDGMTLDGMLTERDVTKAFAVYGTELASKHVRDIMETGVVTCGPEDGIGDVAVLMTNRRLRHLPVVDGARLVGVVSVGDILKHRLDEVELEARVMYDFSIARG; encoded by the coding sequence ATGACAGTGCTGCCGGATGAAACCGTCCAACACGCTGCAGCAAAATTACGACTCGAAGGTGTTGGTGCGCTGATTGTCAGTCGAGATGGGATGACCCTGGATGGCATGCTCACCGAGCGTGATGTAACCAAGGCTTTTGCCGTGTACGGTACCGAGCTCGCAAGCAAGCATGTTCGAGATATAATGGAAACCGGCGTGGTGACTTGTGGTCCTGAGGATGGGATTGGAGACGTTGCGGTTTTGATGACCAACCGTCGTCTCCGGCATCTACCTGTTGTTGACGGTGCACGGCTCGTCGGCGTCGTGAGCGTTGGCGACATTCTCAAGCATCGGTTGGATGAAGTCGAGCTTGAAGCAAGAGTCATGTATGACTTTTCTATAGCGAGGGGCTGA
- a CDS encoding FAD-dependent oxidoreductase, whose product MGNFADGSSNYWLATRPEREIAPPLRSDIKTDVAIIGGGYTGLSAAYHLKSADPSLSVTVLEAETTAFGASGRNAGFVMTLFGASAGLMKALHGKGAVREAHAYMERAITTLEAMLREHGLDCDYERSGFLKVATSPSYVTRIRKEIEFFQSLGIDGFRWLDRDETQARVRSNTFLGACYEPHCGLINPIKWADALRGLAIKSGASIYEKTRVTGVQRDAGRYRITTNNGSVVADRVVYALNGYTHLMPGLASKQLPAFAYIIVTAKLSEEQRAALGWAGREGVEDGRNFMHFYRLTPDGRLLVGGGPGLVPFAGNMNNDANQKAWTHLERFIGSTFPALRSIGIDYRWGGAFSVTSDSTPQVGTLDGGGAIYALGCTGHGVAMTQMNGRIIRDLVLDKKTDIADLWFVNRRSLPIPPEPLRSVAAKVAMAAMRLDDWWCGRGAGQ is encoded by the coding sequence ATGGGCAATTTTGCCGACGGTTCGAGCAATTACTGGTTGGCAACCCGGCCGGAGCGAGAGATCGCACCGCCGCTTCGTTCCGATATCAAAACCGACGTGGCCATCATTGGCGGAGGCTACACGGGTCTTTCCGCCGCCTATCATCTAAAAAGCGCCGACCCAAGCCTCAGCGTCACGGTGCTTGAAGCCGAAACCACGGCGTTCGGTGCCAGCGGTCGTAACGCAGGCTTCGTTATGACGCTGTTCGGGGCTTCAGCTGGCCTCATGAAAGCCTTGCATGGAAAAGGAGCCGTACGCGAGGCGCATGCTTACATGGAGCGCGCCATAACGACGTTGGAAGCCATGCTGAGAGAGCATGGTTTGGATTGCGACTACGAGCGCAGCGGATTCTTAAAAGTTGCCACGTCTCCATCTTATGTGACGCGCATCCGGAAAGAGATCGAATTTTTCCAATCTCTCGGTATCGACGGCTTTCGTTGGCTGGACCGCGACGAGACGCAGGCGCGTGTCCGGTCCAATACGTTTCTGGGCGCATGTTACGAGCCGCATTGTGGGCTGATCAATCCCATCAAATGGGCCGATGCCTTGCGAGGATTGGCTATCAAGAGCGGTGCGTCGATTTACGAGAAGACGAGAGTTACCGGTGTGCAACGCGATGCGGGTCGGTATCGGATCACGACTAACAATGGTTCGGTGGTGGCTGATCGCGTCGTTTACGCATTAAACGGCTATACGCACCTAATGCCGGGCCTCGCATCCAAACAGTTGCCTGCCTTTGCCTATATCATCGTAACCGCCAAACTTTCTGAAGAACAGCGCGCGGCACTCGGGTGGGCGGGACGAGAAGGCGTCGAAGACGGCCGAAATTTTATGCATTTCTATCGCTTGACGCCGGACGGGCGATTGCTCGTTGGCGGTGGTCCAGGACTCGTGCCCTTTGCTGGCAATATGAATAACGACGCCAATCAGAAAGCTTGGACGCATCTTGAAAGGTTCATAGGGTCGACCTTCCCAGCGCTTCGAAGCATCGGGATCGACTACCGCTGGGGCGGGGCATTTTCCGTCACTTCGGATTCAACCCCGCAAGTGGGAACACTCGACGGCGGCGGAGCGATCTACGCTCTCGGCTGCACCGGACATGGCGTCGCGATGACCCAAATGAACGGTCGCATTATCCGTGATCTGGTTCTGGACAAGAAAACCGATATCGCCGACCTCTGGTTCGTCAATCGGCGATCACTTCCAATACCTCCTGAGCCACTACGCTCGGTCGCCGCCAAGGTGGCAATGGCTGCCATGAGGCTGGACGACTGGTGGTGTGGAAGAGGCGCAGGACAGTAA
- a CDS encoding alpha/beta fold hydrolase → MTSELKATTTDVGKDRTSGHYTHRIAGGKIGVLLIHGLCGTPAEMRFVATGLGRAGYTVHCPQLAGHGGSRQDIVKTNWKDWYLSAEAALDALREECDTVIVGGLCLGSIIGLSLAANHPDKVQGVALFSPTLWINGWAMPWYAKLFSLVPNRWIANLMEFPDAPSLGIKCPRVRSFVQAALAASDGSDFGTVGTPGAMVLEHRRLSAAVRKCLPEVQQPTLVIHSRQDDYADLNNATYIMEKLRGSADLVVLEDSFHMVTLDKQRHVVVEQTRNFISKIASSLTSACATKSGAALPMAA, encoded by the coding sequence ATGACTTCCGAACTGAAAGCAACGACGACTGATGTTGGGAAGGACAGAACGTCTGGACACTACACACACCGCATTGCCGGCGGAAAGATCGGAGTCCTATTGATCCATGGTCTGTGTGGAACCCCCGCCGAGATGCGCTTCGTAGCAACGGGACTCGGCCGGGCTGGCTATACGGTCCATTGCCCGCAGCTCGCCGGACACGGAGGCAGCCGCCAAGACATCGTGAAAACAAACTGGAAAGATTGGTATCTCAGCGCCGAAGCCGCACTCGATGCGCTGCGCGAAGAATGCGACACGGTCATTGTCGGCGGCCTTTGCCTGGGAAGCATCATCGGTTTGAGCCTTGCCGCCAATCATCCCGATAAAGTGCAGGGTGTCGCATTGTTTTCTCCTACGTTGTGGATCAACGGATGGGCAATGCCGTGGTATGCGAAGCTCTTTTCACTTGTCCCCAATCGTTGGATCGCCAATTTGATGGAGTTCCCGGACGCGCCGTCGCTCGGCATCAAGTGCCCGCGCGTTCGCTCCTTTGTGCAGGCTGCTCTGGCAGCATCCGATGGATCGGACTTCGGGACGGTCGGCACGCCCGGTGCAATGGTGCTGGAACACCGCCGACTGTCCGCAGCTGTCAGGAAGTGTCTACCTGAGGTTCAACAGCCGACACTCGTTATTCATTCCCGCCAGGATGACTACGCGGATCTGAACAACGCGACTTACATTATGGAGAAGTTGCGGGGCTCGGCCGATCTCGTGGTGCTGGAGGACAGCTTCCACATGGTCACGCTCGACAAGCAACGTCACGTGGTCGTCGAGCAGACCCGAAATTTCATCAGCAAGATCGCTTCCAGCCTGACTTCAGCTTGCGCCACCAAATCCGGCGCGGCCCTGCCGATGGCAGCATAA
- a CDS encoding fatty acid desaturase: MANELIESHNVNAPLTFQRSGVFERVYKFCNGLLTTFATVISGYFILAAGSLYWLVAAAGAIGSKIFPRAIIERRPLAWLAGSVALTSLLSQGASGFFPDYSNPHQVVLELCFWLSLGLVARAYLLYTECADTFEELDGSIASRRLERWFASVLHHPVDAIFTRVWVANSVVMAPMTTLLILPNTINYFVIMAYATVLLLSQFPQEIVEHQNIHTRIFSPKIGAPKWTKVLLKVLQFYFEYVFALLTARVPGFYRVQHVYVHHVEDNGPLDTQTTLPYDRTSFFDFSRHAFWQGIDLVSGALLINYLVRKGKKRQIRDVVRGLAIWYAALFAVAVFNPMAAVYLFVTRFVGGPFITLITFYQHGLVDPDEVDEVHGHTIDYAGPEHGNLGFDYHVEHHLKPARHWSHYYEEFTRAAETGDGHPAVVMQKEQFGPLALVAALWRKDYSAVARHARLRGIPENDEAALAHIVKERASPIGGAVRKGLPEKIDTAISRIMAAVLPKSFAV, translated from the coding sequence ATGGCCAACGAACTGATCGAATCGCACAACGTCAATGCTCCTTTGACATTTCAAAGGAGCGGCGTTTTTGAACGGGTTTACAAGTTCTGCAACGGACTTCTGACAACTTTCGCAACTGTGATCTCCGGTTACTTTATCCTCGCGGCAGGTTCACTTTACTGGCTGGTGGCCGCTGCAGGCGCGATCGGTTCCAAAATATTTCCGCGCGCGATTATAGAACGTCGCCCTCTCGCTTGGCTTGCCGGCTCGGTGGCGCTCACCTCCTTGCTCTCTCAGGGTGCTTCCGGCTTCTTCCCCGACTATTCCAATCCACACCAGGTTGTTCTGGAACTTTGCTTCTGGTTATCGCTAGGCCTCGTAGCGCGCGCTTATCTCCTCTACACCGAATGCGCCGATACCTTCGAGGAACTCGATGGGTCGATTGCAAGCCGCCGGCTTGAAAGGTGGTTCGCGTCGGTTCTGCATCACCCTGTCGATGCCATCTTTACGCGCGTGTGGGTGGCGAACTCGGTCGTTATGGCGCCGATGACAACACTGTTGATCCTGCCCAATACGATCAATTACTTCGTTATCATGGCCTATGCCACGGTGCTGTTATTGAGCCAGTTTCCGCAGGAAATCGTCGAACATCAGAACATCCATACGCGAATATTCTCGCCTAAAATTGGTGCGCCGAAATGGACAAAAGTGCTGCTCAAGGTTCTTCAGTTCTATTTCGAATACGTCTTCGCGCTGCTGACTGCTCGCGTTCCCGGATTCTATCGTGTGCAGCACGTCTACGTGCACCATGTAGAAGACAACGGGCCCCTCGACACCCAAACGACGCTGCCTTATGACCGCACAAGCTTTTTCGATTTCAGCCGCCATGCGTTTTGGCAGGGTATCGACTTGGTCAGTGGGGCGTTGCTGATCAATTATCTCGTGCGAAAGGGCAAGAAGCGTCAGATACGCGACGTCGTTCGTGGGCTTGCAATCTGGTATGCGGCGCTGTTCGCTGTCGCAGTCTTCAATCCCATGGCCGCCGTCTATCTTTTCGTGACGCGCTTCGTTGGCGGCCCCTTCATTACGCTCATCACCTTTTATCAGCACGGCCTCGTCGATCCTGATGAAGTCGATGAGGTGCACGGCCATACAATTGACTACGCGGGCCCGGAACATGGAAATCTCGGTTTCGACTACCATGTCGAGCATCATCTCAAGCCGGCGCGCCACTGGAGTCACTACTATGAGGAGTTCACGCGGGCTGCGGAAACGGGCGATGGTCACCCCGCGGTCGTGATGCAGAAGGAACAATTCGGACCGCTTGCCCTTGTGGCCGCCTTGTGGCGGAAGGACTATTCCGCAGTCGCTCGCCATGCCCGCTTGCGGGGGATCCCAGAAAACGACGAAGCGGCTCTTGCCCATATTGTGAAGGAGCGTGCTTCGCCGATTGGAGGAGCAGTACGCAAAGGGCTGCCGGAGAAAATCGACACAGCCATCTCTCGCATCATGGCTGCTGTGCTGCCCAAATCCTTCGCAGTGTGA
- a CDS encoding extensin family protein, with protein MPDSATASQADLTNFEIVHGREECMHLLQSISADVELLPPIKTDRCYVPAPVRLKSLGASSQVVFDPPVETNCRLMASLYRWNKTTLQPEARRRLGSQVSRIVGASAYACRNVYNLPTGNLSQHAFANAIDIGALELSNGRMLTVLKGWGPTARDIREAQKKLKAKAEMARTESDGSTKSPRTKTKYGELVVSLRVAKVSVSTKSSLAAKPQPSGTIPAKKDAILEPSRPTPTTLFLRSVFKGACGEFGTTLGPEANDVHRNHFHFDLNPTRSRPHCH; from the coding sequence ATGCCGGACTCGGCTACTGCGAGCCAAGCGGACTTGACCAACTTTGAAATCGTGCATGGCCGCGAAGAATGCATGCACTTGCTCCAATCGATCTCCGCTGATGTGGAGCTTCTACCACCGATCAAGACAGACAGATGTTACGTCCCAGCGCCTGTTCGCTTGAAGAGCCTGGGAGCCAGCTCACAGGTTGTTTTCGATCCTCCGGTGGAAACCAACTGCCGCCTGATGGCCTCGCTGTATCGATGGAACAAGACGACCCTTCAGCCTGAGGCTCGAAGAAGGCTCGGCAGCCAAGTGTCGCGTATTGTGGGCGCCTCCGCGTACGCCTGCCGCAACGTCTATAATCTTCCCACTGGAAACCTCAGCCAGCATGCTTTTGCCAATGCCATCGACATAGGAGCATTGGAGCTGAGCAATGGCCGAATGCTGACTGTCTTGAAGGGATGGGGACCAACAGCCCGCGACATTCGTGAGGCTCAGAAAAAGTTAAAAGCAAAGGCCGAAATGGCTCGAACCGAGTCCGACGGATCCACGAAATCCCCGCGGACAAAAACCAAGTATGGCGAACTTGTCGTCAGCCTCCGCGTCGCGAAAGTCAGTGTCTCAACCAAGAGTTCATTGGCGGCCAAGCCTCAGCCCTCGGGGACTATCCCCGCCAAGAAGGATGCCATCCTTGAGCCGTCCAGACCGACACCAACGACACTGTTCTTGAGGAGCGTGTTCAAGGGTGCATGCGGGGAATTCGGCACGACCCTGGGCCCGGAGGCGAATGACGTACATCGCAATCATTTTCATTTCGACTTGAATCCGACGCGCAGTCGCCCTCACTGTCACTAA
- a CDS encoding cytochrome c has product MPKLLSHQFLATISYLRVWRVRRAMHWIVCAIVMLPTISPAWADQVERGRALAERLCAECHLNPGQGEKQGEMGIPGFVAVAKRPNQTIDNIVRWLQSAPPMMPDHHLTRDEMEVLADFIMSLRGGQ; this is encoded by the coding sequence ATGCCCAAACTTTTATCTCACCAGTTTCTCGCAACGATCTCATACCTGCGTGTCTGGCGCGTCAGACGTGCAATGCATTGGATTGTCTGCGCCATCGTAATGCTGCCGACGATCTCACCGGCTTGGGCGGACCAGGTTGAGCGAGGCAGGGCCCTTGCCGAGCGCCTTTGTGCTGAATGCCATCTAAACCCGGGACAGGGAGAAAAGCAGGGCGAGATGGGCATTCCGGGCTTTGTGGCTGTCGCCAAGCGGCCCAATCAAACGATCGACAACATCGTGCGCTGGCTTCAGTCGGCCCCTCCCATGATGCCAGATCATCATTTGACCCGTGATGAAATGGAGGTTTTGGCCGATTTCATTATGTCACTTCGGGGTGGGCAATAA
- a CDS encoding DUF938 domain-containing protein, with amino-acid sequence MTNDQRRFAPAAARNREPILAVLKRNLPSEGLVLEIASGTGEHATFFAQSCDPHLVFQPTDPDPMARNSINAWTATLGLTNVRPAIALDAASENWPITAADAVININMVHISPWAATEGLVRGAARILPAGGVMYLYGPYRMGGRHTAPSNEAFDADLRSRNAEWGVRDVEALADLAMANGFGAPVIEQMPANNLSVLFRRLA; translated from the coding sequence ATGACTAATGATCAAAGGCGCTTCGCGCCTGCTGCGGCGCGCAATCGAGAGCCGATCCTGGCTGTCCTGAAGCGCAACCTACCATCCGAAGGGCTTGTGCTTGAGATTGCGAGCGGAACTGGCGAGCACGCCACGTTCTTCGCACAATCGTGCGATCCCCACTTGGTCTTTCAGCCGACCGATCCGGATCCAATGGCCCGGAACAGCATCAACGCCTGGACAGCGACACTCGGTTTAACGAACGTGCGCCCGGCCATTGCACTGGATGCAGCTTCCGAAAACTGGCCCATTACCGCTGCAGACGCCGTTATCAACATCAACATGGTCCACATCTCTCCCTGGGCCGCTACAGAGGGCCTTGTGCGAGGTGCTGCGCGGATACTGCCTGCTGGAGGCGTTATGTATCTCTATGGTCCCTATCGTATGGGAGGTCGTCACACGGCGCCGAGCAACGAGGCCTTTGATGCCGACCTGCGCAGCCGTAATGCAGAATGGGGCGTTCGCGATGTTGAAGCCTTGGCAGATCTGGCAATGGCCAACGGTTTCGGTGCTCCGGTGATAGAACAGATGCCGGCAAACAACCTGTCAGTGCTATTTCGTCGGCTCGCGTAA
- a CDS encoding metallopeptidase family protein, translated as MASNEDIFGRMVEQAFEELPTEYREACKDLSIRVEELASAEVMSALHLTDPHQLLGLYHGISLAKKTTFQVQMLPNEVLIYREAITAYAAARGYALRDVVRHVLVHEIGHHFGFSDADMEAIERQE; from the coding sequence GTGGCATCCAATGAGGATATCTTCGGCAGGATGGTTGAACAGGCCTTCGAAGAATTGCCGACAGAGTACCGCGAGGCCTGTAAGGATCTATCCATTCGCGTGGAGGAATTGGCATCCGCTGAAGTCATGTCGGCGCTACATCTTACCGACCCGCACCAGCTGTTGGGACTGTACCACGGGATAAGCCTGGCCAAGAAAACCACCTTTCAAGTGCAGATGCTGCCGAATGAGGTGCTCATTTATCGCGAGGCGATCACCGCATACGCAGCGGCGCGGGGATACGCATTGCGCGACGTCGTGCGGCACGTGCTCGTTCATGAAATTGGCCATCACTTTGGCTTTTCAGATGCCGACATGGAGGCGATCGAACGGCAAGAGTAA